A region of Moorena producens PAL-8-15-08-1 DNA encodes the following proteins:
- a CDS encoding transglutaminase-like domain-containing protein, translating into MPFAFCLAKTYFKWVLAYSRLPTPDSRFPTPDSLCNMNSLEDYLQTTPIIDWQHPTILELAKTIALEHQTSNAIAKACFEWVRDHIRHSVDYQMNPVTCRASDVLKYKTGYCYAKSHLLAALLRANGIPAGFCYQRLSINDDGEPYSLHGLNAVYLPEFGWYRIDPRGNRKGIDAQFNPPKEQLAFSIRFPGEADFPKIFSEPLPIVIEALQAGSTWDEMLGSLPDVLLEEW; encoded by the coding sequence TTGCCTTTTGCCTTTTGCCTTGCTAAAACCTATTTTAAATGGGTTTTAGCTTACTCCCGACTCCCGACTCCCGATTCCCGATTCCCGACTCCCGACTCCCTTTGTAACATGAACAGTCTAGAAGACTATCTACAAACCACTCCAATCATCGATTGGCAACATCCTACAATTCTGGAACTAGCGAAGACAATAGCCCTAGAGCATCAAACATCGAATGCGATCGCAAAAGCCTGTTTTGAATGGGTTCGAGACCACATTCGTCATAGCGTTGACTATCAAATGAATCCTGTCACTTGTCGTGCCTCGGATGTACTTAAGTATAAAACCGGTTATTGTTACGCAAAAAGTCATTTGCTAGCTGCCCTATTACGAGCCAATGGAATTCCAGCAGGCTTTTGTTATCAGCGATTAAGTATTAATGACGATGGTGAGCCTTACAGTTTGCATGGTTTGAATGCCGTTTACTTACCTGAATTCGGTTGGTATCGAATTGATCCGAGAGGAAACCGTAAGGGAATTGATGCTCAATTTAATCCCCCAAAGGAGCAATTAGCTTTCAGCATTCGATTTCCTGGAGAAGCTGACTTTCCTAAGATTTTTTCTGAACCACTTCCTATAGTTATTGAAGCATTACAGGCTGGCAGTACTTGGGATGAAATGCTTGGTAGTCTGCCAGATGTTTTGTTGGAGGAATGGTAA
- a CDS encoding Uma2 family endonuclease, which produces MVKTTSKLTFDQYLEYDDGTDNRYELVDGELVQLPPESEPNSWRAMWLMYQLAQHINPRLIKIHNCELQVPGNPQNRYPDLVVITEAHLLQTEKRLTITLDMEPPQFVAEVVSPYRNQNDENYQRDYSDKVKQYQQRAIPEYWIIDSQGQLVTVLVLKNGSYQKQEFRGNQQIVSQTFGDLKLTALEVISA; this is translated from the coding sequence ATGGTTAAAACCACCTCCAAACTCACGTTTGACCAATACCTGGAATACGATGACGGTACAGATAACCGTTATGAACTGGTTGATGGGGAGTTAGTACAATTGCCACCAGAGAGTGAACCAAACAGTTGGAGGGCGATGTGGCTAATGTATCAATTAGCCCAACACATTAACCCTCGTTTAATCAAGATTCACAATTGTGAATTGCAAGTTCCAGGAAATCCTCAAAACCGCTATCCTGATTTGGTAGTGATTACGGAAGCACATCTTCTCCAAACGGAAAAACGCCTAACTATCACCCTTGATATGGAGCCCCCACAGTTTGTTGCGGAGGTAGTTAGCCCCTACAGAAACCAAAATGATGAAAACTACCAACGTGATTATAGTGATAAAGTAAAACAATACCAACAAAGGGCTATTCCTGAATATTGGATTATTGACTCCCAAGGGCAATTAGTAACTGTACTAGTTTTGAAAAACGGTAGTTATCAAAAACAAGAATTTAGGGGGAATCAGCAGATTGTTTCCCAGACTTTCGGTGATTTGAAGTTGACGGCTTTAGAGGTAATCAGTGCGTAA
- a CDS encoding GNAT family N-acetyltransferase gives MLIRNYQVSDTNDIVDVYKNAIIGIASEAYDRKQIEIWSSYPQDTDQFTKRLSMGITLVAVDGNKVGAFGQLHPANHIDLLFTAKDYSRQGYATAIYQQLEDEALKQGVSCLYTEASRISKYFFLKQGFTIIEPETVFLSGVGFERFRMEKVIG, from the coding sequence ATGTTAATCCGTAACTACCAAGTATCAGATACAAACGATATTGTCGATGTATACAAAAATGCTATCATAGGGATAGCTTCAGAAGCTTATGATCGTAAACAAATAGAGATTTGGTCATCCTATCCTCAGGATACCGACCAGTTTACGAAACGGCTGAGTATGGGAATAACACTTGTTGCAGTTGATGGCAATAAGGTGGGGGCTTTTGGTCAATTACATCCCGCTAATCACATTGATTTACTGTTTACGGCAAAAGACTACTCTCGGCAGGGTTATGCTACAGCGATTTACCAACAATTAGAAGATGAAGCGTTAAAGCAAGGGGTTAGTTGTCTCTATACTGAAGCTAGCAGAATTTCTAAGTATTTCTTTCTAAAACAGGGATTTACTATTATTGAACCGGAAACTGTATTCCTTAGTGGGGTAGGGTTTGAACGGTTTAGGATGGAAAAGGTAATTGGGTAA
- a CDS encoding Uma2 family endonuclease, with amino-acid sequence MNPLILNNPQSTPITNEQFYQLCAANRDLKLERTAKGGLSIMPPTGGETSKRNSDINFELNLWNRQTQLGITFDSSGGFTLPNGANFSPDAAWIPLAKWESLTAEQKIKFLPLSPDFIIELRSPSDSLKLLQNKMQEYIDNGSRLGWLINPKNRQVEIYRQGKEKDILDNPKTLSGEDVLPGFVLTISLIW; translated from the coding sequence ATGAATCCATTAATTTTAAACAATCCACAAAGTACCCCAATCACCAATGAGCAATTTTATCAACTTTGTGCCGCCAACCGTGACTTAAAATTAGAACGGACTGCTAAAGGAGGCTTAAGTATTATGCCACCCACAGGAGGGGAAACGAGTAAGCGGAATTCAGATATTAATTTTGAGTTAAACTTATGGAATCGGCAAACTCAATTAGGAATAACTTTTGATTCATCGGGGGGATTTACACTGCCTAATGGGGCAAATTTTTCCCCTGATGCTGCTTGGATACCCTTGGCTAAATGGGAATCCTTGACGGCTGAACAAAAAATAAAATTTTTACCCTTGTCTCCTGATTTTATCATAGAATTGCGTTCACCTAGCGATTCGTTAAAACTTCTGCAAAACAAAATGCAGGAGTATATTGACAATGGTTCCCGTTTGGGCTGGTTGATTAATCCGAAAAACCGCCAAGTCGAAATTTATCGTCAGGGTAAAGAAAAAGACATTTTAGACAACCCAAAAACATTATCAGGAGAAGATGTTTTACCTGGATTTGTTTTAACTATTTCATTAATTTGGTAA
- a CDS encoding LL-diaminopimelate aminotransferase, whose amino-acid sequence MASINDNYLKLKAGYLFPEIARRVNTFAEANPDAKLIKLGIGDVTEPLPAACRTAIIKAVEEMGDRATFKGYGPEQGYPWLREKIATHDFQSRGCDIEAGEIFISDGSKCDTGNILDIFGNDNKIAVTDPVYPVYVDTNVMAGHTGDANDSGKYEGLVYLPITAENNFTAEIPSEKVDLIYLCFPNNPTGATASKDYLKTWVDYAKANGSVIFFDAAYEAFITDPDLPHSIYEIEGARDCAIEFRSFSKNAGFTGTRCALTVVPKTLTAKASDGSDVELWKLWNRRHCTKFNGVSYIVQRGAEAVYSEEGQGQVKALVNFYLENAKIICDQLTAAGLTVYGGVNAPYVWVKTPNGLSSWDFFDKLLNTANVVGTPGSGFGAAGEGYFRISAFNSRENVDEAMQRITEKFKV is encoded by the coding sequence ATGGCAAGCATTAACGACAACTACCTCAAACTCAAAGCTGGCTACCTATTTCCCGAAATTGCGCGACGGGTCAATACTTTCGCAGAAGCCAATCCCGATGCTAAGCTAATCAAGCTGGGGATTGGTGATGTTACTGAACCACTACCAGCCGCCTGCCGCACCGCCATAATCAAAGCCGTTGAAGAAATGGGCGATCGCGCCACCTTCAAAGGTTATGGTCCAGAGCAAGGCTACCCTTGGTTAAGGGAAAAAATTGCTACCCACGATTTCCAAAGCCGGGGGTGTGACATTGAGGCTGGGGAAATTTTCATTTCCGATGGCTCCAAGTGCGACACTGGCAACATTCTCGACATCTTTGGGAACGATAACAAGATTGCCGTTACTGACCCAGTTTATCCCGTGTATGTAGACACCAACGTCATGGCTGGTCATACCGGGGATGCTAATGATAGCGGTAAGTATGAGGGTTTAGTTTATCTACCGATTACCGCCGAGAACAACTTCACCGCTGAGATTCCCTCCGAGAAGGTTGATTTAATTTACCTGTGCTTCCCTAATAACCCTACCGGAGCAACCGCTAGCAAAGACTACCTCAAAACCTGGGTAGACTATGCCAAAGCTAATGGCTCGGTCATTTTCTTTGATGCAGCCTACGAAGCCTTTATCACTGATCCAGACCTACCCCACTCCATCTACGAGATTGAGGGAGCAAGGGATTGTGCCATTGAATTCCGCTCTTTTTCCAAGAATGCAGGCTTTACCGGCACCCGCTGTGCATTAACAGTAGTACCCAAAACCCTAACAGCCAAAGCATCCGATGGTTCAGATGTAGAACTGTGGAAACTTTGGAACCGCCGCCATTGTACTAAGTTTAATGGGGTTTCCTATATTGTACAACGAGGCGCTGAAGCCGTTTATTCTGAAGAAGGCCAAGGGCAAGTTAAAGCACTAGTTAACTTCTATCTGGAAAATGCCAAAATCATTTGCGATCAACTAACAGCGGCTGGATTAACCGTATATGGTGGCGTAAATGCCCCTTACGTTTGGGTTAAAACACCTAATGGTCTATCCAGTTGGGATTTCTTTGATAAATTACTCAACACTGCCAATGTAGTCGGAACCCCTGGTTCTGGATTTGGTGCTGCCGGAGAAGGCTATTTCCGCATTTCCGCATTTAATAGTCGGGAAAATGTAGACGAAGCGATGCAGCGGATTACCGAGAAATTCAAAGTCTAG
- a CDS encoding Spx/MgsR family RNA polymerase-binding regulatory protein, with protein MSIKVYGIPNCGTCKKAFKWLQDNSVEYDFINTKEHPPTAEMISSWVEALGSKPMRNTSGKSYREIGEEKKTWTDEQWVEAFAKDAMLLKRPLFVKDGTAVLVGFRANEETIREKLKL; from the coding sequence ATGTCAATTAAAGTCTACGGTATCCCCAACTGCGGAACTTGTAAAAAAGCATTTAAATGGCTCCAAGATAACAGTGTTGAGTATGATTTTATCAACACAAAAGAGCATCCACCAACTGCAGAAATGATTAGCAGCTGGGTAGAAGCATTGGGCTCTAAACCAATGCGTAATACTTCTGGTAAATCCTATCGTGAAATAGGTGAAGAAAAAAAGACTTGGACCGATGAACAGTGGGTTGAAGCATTTGCAAAAGATGCGATGCTCCTGAAACGACCCCTATTTGTGAAGGATGGCACAGCGGTATTGGTAGGGTTTAGAGCAAATGAAGAAACGATACGAGAAAAATTGAAACTATAG